The following coding sequences lie in one Streptococcus suis genomic window:
- a CDS encoding IS630 family transposase yields MRRYLDVLACFPDTPIVYIDETGIDTYLYRHKARAPRGEKVYDKVSGRRFERISVVAGQTGSKIIAPLLYHGTMTAELFIKWYQEQLLPSLTEPHVIIMDNAAFHPKKQLDELAVAKGHYFLPLPPYSPELNPIERFWAGLKRKVVELLRRFQSVEYCLECYFKAK; encoded by the coding sequence GTGAGACGCTATCTTGATGTTTTAGCCTGCTTTCCTGACACACCGATTGTTTATATTGATGAGACGGGCATTGATACTTATCTTTATCGTCACAAAGCTAGAGCACCTCGAGGAGAGAAAGTATACGACAAGGTAAGTGGACGCAGATTCGAAAGAATTTCGGTAGTAGCTGGTCAAACTGGTTCTAAAATTATAGCCCCCTTGCTTTATCATGGAACGATGACAGCGGAATTATTTATCAAGTGGTATCAGGAGCAGCTATTGCCATCCTTGACAGAACCCCATGTCATCATTATGGATAATGCAGCTTTTCATCCCAAGAAACAACTAGATGAGCTTGCAGTGGCTAAGGGACACTATTTTCTTCCGCTTCCACCTTATTCCCCTGAACTTAACCCAATTGAACGATTCTGGGCTGGATTGAAAAGAAAAGTGGTTGAGTTATTGAGGAGATTTCAATCGGTTGAGTATTGTTTGGAATGCTATTTTAAAGCTAAATAA
- a CDS encoding N-acetyltransferase, with product MITYRQNPQLDFQAVLDLYVSVGWTGYTSRPEMLEKALKHSLLVLAAFDGDRLVGLLRAVGDGHSIVFIQDILVLPTYQRQGIGRHLLEQAITHFSGIYQLHLLTDNTEKTRSFYEALGFTAVDSLDCVAYTYLK from the coding sequence ATGATTACTTACAGACAAAATCCTCAACTTGATTTTCAAGCAGTCCTAGACCTCTATGTTTCTGTGGGTTGGACAGGATATACAAGTCGTCCAGAAATGCTAGAGAAGGCCTTGAAACATAGTCTGCTCGTTCTTGCGGCCTTTGACGGTGACCGTCTAGTGGGTCTCTTACGAGCAGTTGGTGACGGGCATTCAATCGTTTTTATTCAGGACATCTTGGTCCTACCAACCTATCAGCGTCAGGGAATTGGGCGTCATCTTTTGGAGCAGGCCATTACACACTTTTCGGGTATTTATCAGCTTCATCTCTTGACGGACAATACAGAGAAGACACGGTCTTTCTATGAAGCACTTGGCTTTACAGCCGTTGATAGCCTGGACTGTGTCGCTTATACTTATTTAAAATAA
- a CDS encoding ATP-dependent helicase: MKFTELNLSEDILLAVEKAGFETPSPIQEQTIPLALEGKDVIGQAQTGTGKTAAFGLPTLNKIDTNNQAVQALIIAPTRELAVQSQEELFKFGREKGVKVRSVYGGSSIEKQIKALRSGAHIVVGTPGRLLDLIKRKALKLDGVETLILDEADEMLNMGFLDDIEAIIERVPESRQTLLFSATMPEPIKRIGVKFMKEPEHVKIAAKELTNVNVDQYYVRVKEHEKFDTMTRLMDVDQPELSIVFGRTKRRVDELTRGLKLRGFRAEGIHGDLDQNKRLRVIRDFKNDQIDVLVATDVAARGLDISGVTHVYNYDIPQDPESYVHRIGRTGRAGQSGQSITFVSPNEMGYLAIIEDLTKKRMKGLKPATAQEAFEAKKKVALKKIEREMADETIRSNFDKFKKDAIQLAAEFTPEELALYVLSLTVQDPDSLPEVEIAREKPLPFKFAPGQAKGKGGRGGRRDGDRNRDRGGRRGDRNDRNRRDDKFKRDNRRQDNKKPHQRTSSEKKTGFVIRNKGER, translated from the coding sequence TTGAAATTTACTGAATTAAATCTATCAGAAGATATTTTGCTTGCCGTTGAGAAGGCAGGTTTTGAAACGCCGTCACCTATCCAGGAGCAAACAATTCCGCTTGCTCTGGAAGGAAAAGATGTGATTGGTCAAGCCCAAACGGGTACAGGGAAAACAGCAGCCTTTGGTCTGCCAACTCTCAACAAAATTGACACCAACAATCAAGCTGTACAAGCCCTGATTATTGCCCCAACGCGTGAGTTGGCGGTGCAGAGTCAGGAAGAGCTTTTCAAATTTGGTCGTGAAAAGGGTGTGAAAGTCCGCTCTGTTTACGGTGGCTCAAGCATTGAAAAACAAATCAAGGCCCTTCGCTCAGGTGCCCACATCGTTGTTGGTACGCCAGGGCGTTTGTTGGATTTAATCAAACGCAAGGCCCTCAAACTTGACGGCGTTGAAACCCTCATTCTTGACGAGGCTGATGAAATGCTCAACATGGGCTTCTTGGACGACATTGAAGCGATTATTGAGCGTGTGCCAGAAAGTCGCCAGACTCTCCTATTTTCTGCGACCATGCCAGAGCCAATCAAGCGTATTGGTGTCAAATTTATGAAAGAGCCTGAACACGTTAAGATTGCGGCTAAGGAATTGACCAATGTGAACGTGGACCAATACTATGTCCGTGTCAAAGAACATGAAAAATTTGACACCATGACACGCCTCATGGACGTTGACCAGCCTGAATTGTCTATCGTCTTCGGTCGTACTAAGCGCCGTGTCGATGAATTGACTCGTGGTTTGAAACTGCGTGGCTTCCGTGCAGAAGGTATCCACGGAGATTTGGACCAGAACAAACGTCTACGTGTTATTCGTGACTTTAAAAACGATCAGATTGATGTCCTTGTTGCGACGGACGTTGCGGCGCGTGGATTGGATATTTCAGGTGTAACGCATGTCTATAACTACGATATTCCACAGGACCCAGAAAGCTATGTTCACCGTATCGGTCGTACAGGTCGTGCGGGTCAATCAGGTCAGTCTATTACCTTTGTTTCGCCAAACGAGATGGGCTACTTGGCAATCATCGAAGATTTGACCAAGAAACGTATGAAAGGTCTCAAACCAGCAACTGCTCAGGAAGCATTCGAAGCTAAGAAGAAAGTTGCCTTGAAAAAGATTGAGCGTGAAATGGCGGATGAGACCATCCGTAGCAATTTTGATAAATTCAAGAAAGATGCTATTCAGTTAGCAGCTGAATTTACGCCTGAAGAGCTTGCTCTCTACGTACTTAGTCTGACCGTACAGGATCCAGATAGTTTGCCAGAAGTGGAAATCGCACGTGAAAAACCACTGCCATTCAAGTTTGCACCTGGTCAAGCCAAGGGCAAGGGTGGACGTGGTGGCCGTCGTGACGGTGACCGCAACCGAGACCGTGGAGGACGCCGTGGCGACCGCAATGACCGAAACCGTCGCGATGACAAGTTCAAACGTGACAACCGCCGTCAGGACAACAAAAAACCGCATCAACGCACATCAAGTGAAAAGAAAACAGGCTTTGTGATTCGCAATAAGGGTGAGAGATAA
- a CDS encoding ABC transporter ATP-binding protein — MEMDWRSYPMFYYLRKCKSEVLAYVLVALVYALILAATGFVYARVSEAALSGDQKAFVTSSLIAVGFFICDTYFDYLPRYLKAKLVNRIMERTRNQLVAVYAAGDDSGNDDKKSADKIHILVNHMDVLENGYLTPLLSMLTSLLVFTFSLIGALYLQGTMTLIMLALCFIPFLAPLINNRILAHATQDTQSEKNAYLKLFSEFVHSLTFIRISTITPIFEEKLQASSQEYARRANHFSKKQSQTYAVSYGLSSVVYSGSWIIGGIFVFQGLLKISDLIAMTTLMGTVAGPIQTMSGLVTDYLASRTVVADLTTILQGQFQENEAKEELTETIDSISLETITYEQNNHRLFDRFSYRFLANRKYAILGKSGSGKTTLLRLLLGIQKPEAGRVLVNQRNLADLEQTSFFGKIYYLPQKTAIFSASIGENLSLFGPLDQRKALTCLSRVGLLDWFERQENGFATLLSSAQQLSGGEERRFDIARALYRDAEVLLFDEPTTGLDTRNESLIAETLSKIEDKLVTVVTHSQNEEFLGLFDERLVL; from the coding sequence ATGGAAATGGATTGGAGGTCTTATCCCATGTTTTACTACCTTAGAAAGTGTAAGTCGGAGGTGCTGGCTTATGTCTTGGTAGCTCTTGTCTATGCTCTGATTTTGGCAGCAACAGGTTTTGTCTATGCTAGGGTTTCAGAGGCGGCTCTGTCCGGTGACCAAAAGGCATTTGTGACCAGTTCACTCATAGCGGTGGGCTTTTTCATCTGCGATACCTACTTTGACTACCTGCCTCGTTATCTCAAGGCCAAGTTAGTCAATCGTATCATGGAAAGGACTCGCAATCAGCTGGTGGCTGTCTACGCAGCTGGCGATGATTCAGGAAATGATGACAAAAAGAGTGCTGACAAGATTCACATTTTGGTCAACCACATGGATGTCTTGGAAAATGGTTATCTAACACCGCTCTTGTCTATGTTGACCAGTCTTCTTGTCTTTACCTTTTCACTAATTGGTGCCCTTTATTTGCAAGGGACCATGACGCTGATTATGCTGGCTTTGTGCTTCATTCCTTTCCTAGCACCCCTGATCAATAATCGTATCCTTGCTCATGCCACTCAAGATACTCAGTCGGAGAAGAATGCCTACCTCAAGCTCTTTAGTGAGTTTGTTCATTCTCTGACCTTTATCCGAATCAGCACCATTACGCCGATTTTTGAAGAGAAACTCCAAGCATCCAGTCAGGAATATGCTAGGCGAGCCAACCATTTTTCCAAAAAACAATCTCAGACCTACGCCGTGTCCTATGGTTTGAGTAGTGTGGTTTATTCGGGTTCCTGGATTATTGGTGGTATCTTTGTCTTTCAAGGCCTGCTGAAGATTTCAGACTTGATTGCCATGACCACCCTCATGGGAACGGTGGCTGGCCCTATCCAAACCATGTCTGGACTGGTAACGGATTACCTGGCTAGTCGGACTGTTGTGGCAGATTTGACGACGATTTTGCAGGGGCAATTCCAGGAAAATGAAGCCAAGGAAGAACTGACTGAAACCATTGACAGCATCAGCTTGGAAACGATTACCTATGAGCAGAATAATCACCGACTCTTTGATAGGTTTTCCTATCGTTTTCTTGCTAATAGAAAATATGCCATTCTAGGAAAAAGCGGGAGTGGGAAGACGACCTTGCTCCGCCTCTTGCTGGGGATTCAGAAGCCAGAAGCTGGAAGAGTCCTGGTCAACCAGAGGAATCTGGCGGACCTAGAACAGACCTCGTTTTTTGGAAAAATCTATTATCTTCCTCAAAAAACGGCTATTTTCTCAGCTAGTATTGGGGAAAATCTGAGCCTGTTTGGTCCCTTGGATCAGAGAAAGGCTCTGACTTGCTTGAGCAGGGTTGGTCTGCTAGACTGGTTTGAACGACAGGAAAATGGTTTCGCTACCCTGCTATCCTCTGCCCAGCAATTATCGGGAGGGGAGGAGCGGCGGTTTGATATAGCTAGAGCCCTCTATCGTGATGCGGAAGTCTTGTTATTTGATGAGCCAACGACGGGCTTAGATACTAGAAATGAAAGTTTAATTGCGGAAACCTTGTCCAAGATTGAGGATAAGTTGGTCACCGTCGTCACCCATTCGCAGAATGAAGAATTTCTAGGCTTGTTTGACGAGAGGCTTGTATTATAG
- a CDS encoding ArsR family transcriptional regulator, which translates to MGLSETLKAISAPIRRQILDSLKSGPKSAGEIVEQFQLTGATVSHHLSTLKKAGLILEEKQKNFIYYRLNYTVFEEVLVWIASFGGQQDEEN; encoded by the coding sequence ATGGGATTGTCTGAAACCTTGAAGGCAATTTCTGCTCCTATTCGTAGGCAAATTCTAGATAGTCTTAAGTCGGGGCCGAAGTCTGCTGGGGAAATTGTAGAACAATTTCAATTAACAGGAGCAACAGTTTCTCATCATTTATCCACTTTGAAAAAAGCTGGATTAATTTTGGAGGAAAAGCAGAAAAATTTTATTTATTATCGTCTAAACTATACGGTCTTTGAAGAAGTCTTGGTTTGGATTGCAAGTTTTGGAGGGCAACAAGATGAAGAAAATTGA
- a CDS encoding DUF1648 domain-containing protein: MKKIDIKTLLATSSIFLLIAVLMIYYYKALPDTMVTHFGVNGEPNGSMAKYMMILTPLSFFCVHLFISVLYDVKGIGKTPVIRVVKWFFPLLALIIQVSLLWYNLGGELDYWRLVIGLLTVYYMVIGNYLPKEELDSKTNEIERKGRKYVGYFLMIGGVLQLVSLLGSPTLSILVMILVGISVVSLSIYYAYLHFKTAS, translated from the coding sequence ATGAAGAAAATTGACATAAAAACATTATTAGCAACTTCTAGTATATTTCTACTAATAGCTGTATTGATGATTTATTACTATAAAGCATTGCCAGACACCATGGTGACACATTTTGGCGTAAATGGTGAGCCAAATGGCTCTATGGCCAAGTATATGATGATTTTGACACCGCTATCATTCTTTTGTGTTCACCTATTCATTAGTGTACTTTATGATGTGAAAGGGATAGGGAAAACACCAGTCATTCGAGTGGTCAAATGGTTTTTTCCGCTACTGGCTCTCATCATTCAAGTTTCTTTACTCTGGTATAATTTAGGAGGAGAATTGGATTACTGGAGACTTGTCATTGGACTGCTGACTGTCTATTATATGGTGATAGGAAATTATTTACCCAAGGAGGAATTGGACAGCAAGACCAACGAAATAGAACGAAAAGGAAGAAAGTATGTTGGCTATTTCTTGATGATTGGTGGGGTGTTGCAGTTAGTAAGTTTGTTGGGTTCACCAACCCTATCTATCCTTGTAATGATTTTGGTTGGTATTTCTGTTGTAAGTCTTAGTATCTATTATGCTTATCTGCATTTTAAAACTGCTTCATAA
- a CDS encoding PH domain-containing protein encodes MGLFSGLMGNASQMNNDKVEQELGNILLANEQVEMAFSLVRDLIVFTEYRLILVDKQGISGKKVAYKSIPYQSISRFTVETSGHFDLDAELKIWISSAAEPAETLQFKSDKSVIAIQKALAAAVLGK; translated from the coding sequence ATGGGTTTGTTTTCAGGTTTGATGGGCAATGCCTCACAGATGAATAATGACAAGGTAGAGCAGGAGCTAGGGAATATTTTATTGGCTAATGAACAAGTAGAGATGGCCTTTAGTTTGGTCCGCGACCTGATTGTCTTTACCGAGTATCGCTTGATTTTAGTGGATAAGCAAGGGATTTCTGGTAAGAAGGTAGCCTATAAGTCTATTCCTTACCAGTCCATTTCACGTTTTACGGTCGAAACTTCTGGTCATTTTGATTTAGATGCTGAGCTCAAGATTTGGATTTCTTCTGCGGCAGAGCCTGCTGAAACCCTCCAATTCAAGAGTGACAAGAGTGTTATTGCTATCCAAAAAGCTCTGGCTGCGGCTGTTTTGGGAAAATAA
- a CDS encoding transposase, translated as MTYGIDFRKRVIAYVQSGHTKKETCDLFGIGTDTLYRWETQLKNEGHLNRKPRSRSPRKLPLDRLEAYVKEHPDAFLKEIAEHFNCSIPSVWAALKKVNITLKKDNNL; from the coding sequence ATGACTTACGGAATTGATTTTAGAAAACGCGTTATTGCCTATGTCCAATCAGGACACACAAAAAAGGAAACCTGTGACCTATTTGGTATTGGAACCGATACCTTGTACCGTTGGGAGACACAGCTGAAAAATGAAGGACATCTGAATCGTAAACCACGCTCTCGTAGTCCTCGCAAACTTCCGCTTGACCGCTTGGAAGCCTATGTCAAGGAACATCCAGATGCTTTCCTGAAAGAAATTGCAGAGCATTTTAACTGTAGTATTCCTTCTGTTTGGGCAGCACTCAAAAAAGTGAATATTACTTTAAAAAAAGACAACAACCTATAA
- a CDS encoding SAM-dependent methyltransferase: MQKIDLLDGERIDQLFSTDVQIIQNREVFSYSIDSVLLSRFPKIPAQKGLIVDLCSGNGAVGLFASTRTKAQIIQVELQERLADMNRRSIALNGLEEQLSVINDDLANLPQYDLRSKVDLMLCNPPYFKVDKESNLNESEHYLLARHEIATNLDSICQVAQQVLKSNGRLAMVYRPDRFLDILDTLRTYKLAPKRIQFVYPKASKEANMLLIEAIKDGSVDGLHILPPLVVHEENGDYTPAIREIYYGK, from the coding sequence ATGCAAAAAATTGATTTACTAGACGGAGAGCGGATCGACCAGCTCTTCTCGACAGATGTTCAGATTATTCAAAATCGGGAGGTTTTTAGCTACTCGATTGACAGTGTCCTGCTCTCGCGTTTTCCAAAAATACCTGCTCAGAAGGGGCTGATTGTTGACCTTTGTAGTGGAAATGGGGCGGTGGGCCTTTTCGCTTCCACACGCACCAAGGCCCAGATTATTCAGGTTGAATTACAGGAACGCTTGGCGGATATGAATCGCCGCTCCATTGCCCTCAACGGTCTGGAGGAACAGCTTTCGGTCATCAATGACGATTTGGCAAATCTGCCCCAGTATGATCTACGCTCCAAGGTTGATTTGATGCTCTGCAATCCTCCCTACTTCAAGGTGGATAAAGAGTCAAACCTCAATGAAAGCGAGCATTATCTTCTAGCCAGACACGAGATTGCAACCAACCTAGACAGCATTTGTCAGGTGGCCCAACAGGTACTCAAATCCAATGGTCGCTTGGCCATGGTTTACAGACCTGACCGATTTTTAGATATTTTGGACACGCTGAGAACCTACAAATTGGCGCCCAAACGCATCCAGTTTGTCTATCCCAAGGCCAGCAAGGAGGCCAATATGTTGCTAATTGAGGCTATCAAGGACGGCTCGGTGGACGGTCTGCACATTCTGCCACCTCTGGTTGTCCATGAGGAAAATGGCGACTATACTCCTGCCATTCGTGAGATTTATTATGGAAAATAA
- a CDS encoding FMN-dependent NADH-azoreductase, with protein MANLLIVKAHPLDAQKSYALRALEEFQTRYASLHPEDKIEIVDVFEDQIPALDKPLLESMGAVKKGIEISPEQAEQLDRYNALTQQFLAADKIVVVNPLWNLNVPSQLVSWVNTINVAGLTFKYGPEGSIGLVKDKKLLHIQSNGGVYAGQDPAAQYIKSIFEFLGFEDLHQVFIEGQSADPSQAQAIFEEAMAKIDTILETF; from the coding sequence ATGGCAAATCTATTAATTGTAAAAGCCCACCCACTTGACGCACAAAAGTCCTACGCCTTGCGAGCCTTGGAAGAGTTTCAAACTCGGTACGCCAGTTTGCACCCAGAGGATAAGATTGAAATAGTAGATGTTTTTGAAGACCAGATTCCAGCTTTGGACAAGCCTTTGTTAGAATCTATGGGAGCGGTTAAAAAAGGTATAGAAATCAGTCCTGAACAAGCAGAGCAGTTGGACCGCTATAATGCCTTGACCCAGCAATTTCTTGCAGCTGATAAGATTGTCGTCGTCAATCCTCTCTGGAATCTCAATGTGCCAAGTCAGTTGGTATCTTGGGTCAATACCATCAATGTAGCAGGCCTGACCTTTAAGTATGGTCCAGAAGGCTCTATCGGCTTGGTCAAGGACAAAAAGCTCCTGCACATCCAGTCCAATGGTGGTGTTTATGCAGGTCAAGATCCAGCTGCCCAGTACATCAAGTCTATCTTTGAATTTTTAGGCTTTGAAGACCTTCACCAGGTCTTTATCGAAGGGCAATCTGCTGATCCAAGTCAGGCTCAGGCTATTTTCGAAGAGGCAATGGCTAAAATTGATACGATTTTGGAGACATTTTAA
- a CDS encoding GIY-YIG nuclease family protein — MENKAYFYVLECADGSLYTGYTTDVEKRLATHNRGKGAKYTRARLPVSLVYQEAFASKQEAMSAEALFKKRSRQSKLDYIAEMTEKPRST; from the coding sequence ATGGAAAATAAGGCCTACTTTTATGTTTTGGAATGTGCCGACGGAAGTCTTTACACTGGCTATACGACTGATGTGGAGAAGCGGCTTGCTACCCATAATCGTGGGAAAGGGGCCAAGTACACCCGCGCACGCTTGCCTGTCAGCCTAGTCTACCAAGAAGCCTTTGCCAGCAAACAGGAAGCTATGTCTGCCGAGGCTTTGTTTAAGAAACGCAGTCGGCAGAGTAAGTTAGATTATATTGCAGAAATGACCGAGAAACCTCGCTCCACATAG
- a CDS encoding peptide chain release factor 3 has translation MSLQEEIKKRRTFAIISHPDAGKTTITEQLLYFGGEIREAGTVKGKKTGNFAKSDWMDIEKQRGISVTSSVMQFDYAGKRVNILDTPGHEDFSEDTYRTLMAVDAAVMVVDSAKGIEAQTKKLFEVVKHRNIPVFTFINKLDRDGREPLDLLQELEEVLGIASYPMNWPIGMGKSFEGLYDLHNKRLELYRGDERFANLDEGDKLFGSNPFYAQVLDDIELLAEAGNEFSEQAILDGDLTPVFFGSALTNFGVQTFLDTFLEFAPEPHGHKTTTGDVIDPLNKDFSGFVFKIQANMDPRHRDRIAFVRVVSGEFERGMAVNLPRTGKGAKLSNVTQFMAESRENVENAVAGDIIGVYDTGTYQVGDTLTVGKNKFEFEPLPTFTPEIFMKVSAKNVMKQKSFHKGIEQLVQEGAIQLYKNYQTGEYMLGAVGQLQFEVFKHRMEGEYNAEVVMTPMGKKTVRWIKPEDLDERMSSSRNILAKDRFDQPVFLFENDFALRWFADKYPDVALEEKM, from the coding sequence ATGTCACTACAAGAAGAAATCAAGAAACGCCGCACCTTTGCGATTATCTCTCACCCGGACGCGGGTAAAACCACTATTACCGAGCAGTTGCTCTACTTTGGGGGTGAGATTCGTGAAGCAGGTACGGTCAAGGGGAAAAAGACTGGTAACTTTGCTAAGTCTGACTGGATGGATATTGAGAAACAACGTGGTATCTCTGTTACCTCATCTGTCATGCAGTTTGACTATGCAGGCAAGCGGGTCAATATCCTAGATACACCAGGACACGAGGACTTCTCAGAAGACACTTATCGGACCTTGATGGCGGTCGATGCGGCTGTCATGGTGGTGGACTCTGCCAAGGGTATCGAGGCCCAGACCAAAAAGCTCTTTGAGGTTGTTAAGCACCGCAACATCCCTGTTTTCACCTTTATCAACAAGTTGGACCGTGACGGTCGTGAGCCACTTGATTTGTTGCAGGAGTTGGAAGAAGTCTTGGGCATTGCCAGCTATCCGATGAACTGGCCAATCGGTATGGGGAAATCTTTCGAGGGTCTCTATGACCTCCATAACAAACGTTTAGAACTCTACCGTGGTGACGAGCGGTTTGCCAACTTGGACGAGGGTGACAAGCTCTTTGGTTCTAACCCCTTTTATGCACAAGTTCTGGATGATATTGAACTTCTGGCGGAAGCTGGGAATGAATTTTCAGAGCAGGCGATTTTGGACGGCGATTTGACACCTGTTTTCTTCGGCTCAGCCCTGACAAACTTTGGTGTGCAGACCTTCCTTGACACCTTCTTGGAATTTGCTCCAGAGCCACATGGTCACAAGACAACGACAGGTGATGTCATTGACCCGCTCAACAAAGATTTTTCAGGTTTTGTCTTTAAGATTCAGGCCAATATGGACCCTCGTCACCGTGACCGCATTGCCTTTGTGCGCGTGGTTTCGGGCGAATTTGAACGCGGGATGGCAGTCAACTTACCTCGTACAGGTAAGGGAGCCAAGTTGTCCAACGTGACGCAGTTTATGGCCGAGTCCCGTGAGAATGTGGAAAATGCAGTGGCGGGTGACATTATCGGGGTTTACGATACAGGAACCTATCAGGTAGGCGATACCTTGACCGTAGGCAAAAACAAGTTTGAATTCGAACCACTGCCGACCTTCACCCCTGAAATTTTCATGAAAGTTTCCGCTAAAAATGTTATGAAACAAAAATCCTTCCACAAGGGAATCGAGCAACTGGTACAAGAAGGGGCTATCCAGCTCTACAAGAACTACCAGACAGGCGAGTATATGCTGGGGGCCGTTGGTCAGCTCCAGTTTGAAGTCTTCAAACACCGCATGGAAGGCGAGTACAATGCTGAGGTAGTCATGACCCCAATGGGCAAAAAGACTGTCCGTTGGATCAAGCCAGAAGACCTGGATGAACGCATGTCATCAAGCCGCAACATCCTAGCCAAAGACCGCTTTGACCAACCTGTTTTCCTCTTTGAAAACGACTTCGCCCTCCGCTGGTTTGCGGACAAGTATCCGGATGTGGCGTTGGAAGAGAAGATGTAG